The genomic stretch ATACAACTCTTTCATACTCTGGATCTGGAAATTATGGATATGAACTTGATGGTGTATCTTCTTGTTTAAGAGCAGGAGAAAAAAATGATGTATGGTATGTATTTAACGTTCAACAAGCAGGAAATTTAACATTTTCTATAATCCCAAACAGTGCTTCTAATGATTATGATTGGGCAGTTTATAATATAACAAATAATACATGTAACGACTTATTTTTAAATGATGCTCTTGAGGTTAGTTGTAACTATTCTGCCTTGACAGGTAGTACAGGATGTGCTACCGGAAGTACTTCGAATCATCAGAATGGAAGTGCATCCAGCACTAACTGGAATGCACCTATACCGGTTGTGGTTGGGCAAACATATGTAATTAATGTAAGTAACTGGAGTACTACGGGGCAATCCGGTTATACAATTGACTTTAGTTCAAGCTCCGGAACTGTAGTTGATGTTACACCACCATATTTGCAACAAATTACTAGTTCTCCTGCATGTGGTCAGAGTACAGTTACTTTTAATTTTAGTGAAAGAGTTTTATGTAGCTCTGTCCAAAACGGTGACTTTACTGTTACCGGACCAGGTGGACCTTATTCTATTACAAGCGTAAACTGCAATGCAGGAACAACTGAAAGTGAATCATTTACAATTACACTTAATCAAAATTTAACTGCTGGAGGTAGCTATAATTTAAACCTAGTAGGTCAGGTATCTGATGCTTGTAATAACCTTATTAACAGCAATAGTTTATCATTTTCTGTTTCCGGCGTAAGTGCAACTGCTACAATTAACAGTCACGTAAATTGTAGTGGTGGAAATAATGGAAGTGCAACTGCAGCTGGTAGTGGTGGTACACCTCCATATACATACTTATGGAGTAATGCAGCAACAACTGCAACTGTATCAAGTCTTACTGCTGGAACTTATACAGTTACTGTAAGAGACAATTTAGGATTATGTAACACCACAGCATCTGTTGTAATTACCCAACCATCTGTTTTAAGCTCATCAATTGTAAGAACCAATGTTAACTGTAATGGAGGAAACAATGGAACTGCAACAGTTAGTGCTTCAGGAGGTACTGCAGGATATACATACCTATGGTCAAACTCACAAACAACAGCTACAATTAGCGGATTAATTGCTAACAATTACTCTGTAACAGTTACTGATTCTCATTCATGCACATCTGTATCTTCAACAACAGTTTCACAACCTGCTGTAGTATCTGGTTCTATTTCTGCACAAACTAATGTTAATTGTAATGGTGGCAACAATGGATCTGCTACTGTACTTGCAGCTGGAGGAACTTCGCCATATACTTATCTTTGGTCAAACTCACAAACAGGAGCAACAGCTACAACTCTTATTGCAGGAACTTATACTGTCACAATTAGAGATGTTAACAATTGTACTGGTACTCAATCAGCAACGATCAACCAACCTACAGTATTAACCGCAACCTCATCAGCAACAAACACAAGTTGTAATGGTGGAAATAATGGAACTGCTACTACAACACCTTCAGGAGGAACAAGTCCATACTCATATATTTGGTTCCCAAGCGGTCAAACAACAGCAACAGCAACAAATTTAACTCCTAATAACTATAGTGTAACAATTACTGATTCACATGGATGTACTCTAGTTAAAACTGCAACTGTCGGACAACCTGGCGCAATTGGTTTAACAACTAGCAAAACAGATGCTACATGCGGAAACTCTAATGGAAGTGCTACTGTTAGTGCATCAGGAGGAACACCTTCTTATACCTATGCTTGGTCAAACAGTGGATCAACAGCAACAATAACAAATCTTTTAGCAGGTTCTTATACTGTTACTGTAAGGGATGCAAATAATTGTTCAAGTGTTTCCACAGTTTCTGTAAATAATACCGGAGCTCCATCTGTTTCATTAACTGCCTCTTCTAATGTATCTTGTTTTGGTGGCAGTAATGGCAGCGCAACAATTTCTGCAACAGGAGGAACCCCTGGTTATTCTTATCTGTGGTCAAACGGAGGAACCGGAACTTCTATATCAGGCGTAGTATCTAATAGCTATAGTGTTACTGTTACAGATGCTTTAGGTTGTCAGGCATCAACTTCAGTAAACATTACACAACCGACTGCTGTTTCTGCAACAGTTACAGGAAATGTAAGTCCTTTATGTTTTGGTGGGACAAACGGAACTGCAACTGTTAGTGCTTCAGGTGGAACACCAGGTTATACATATTTATGGTCAAATAGTGCAACAACTGCAACGGCAACAGGACTTGGTGCAGGATCATATTCTGTTACAGTATATGATTCAAGAAGTTGTTCTTCTACTTCCTCAACTAACATTACTCAACCATCGCAGCTTTCTTCTGTAATTTCTTCAACCACAAACGTAAATTGCAATAGTGGTTCTGACGGATCTGCTTCAGTTACTGCTTCAGGTGGTACAGTTAGTTATACATATTTATGGAGTAATGGAGGATCAACTGCAACAATAACTAATCTGGCTACAGGAAGTTATTCAGTTACAGTTACTGATTCGCACTCATGTACATCAACTACATCAACAACAATAAACCAACCTTCAGCTTTATTATTAACAATACCATCTGTATCAAATGTTGCTTGTAATGGTGGAAGTAATGGTTCTGCAACAGCAACTACAACTGGTGGAACTGCAGGATACACATATTCATGGTCAAATGGAACACCTACTGCAAACAATTCCGGATTAACTGCCGGAACCTATTCTGTTACTGTAACAGATAGTCACAGTTGTACAGCAACCAGTTCAATTAACATTTCAGAACCAACACTTCTTTCTGCTTCAGCCAGTCAATCACAACAAATAAGCTGTTTTGGTGGAAATAATGGAACAGCTTCGGCATCTGCTACAGGAGGTACTCCTTCTTATTCATATCATTGGTCAAATGGAAGTAATAACGCAAATACAGGTGGCTTAAGTAACGGAGTATATACTGTTACAGTTACCGACATAAACCTTTGTACGTCAGTTGCTACTTTAAATGTAGTTGAACCACAATTAATATCACTAAACTCAGTTACCGATTCTGTACTTTGTTATGGATTATCTACAGGACAAATTGATTTAACTGTTTCTGGTGGAACTTCACCTTTCTCTTATCTATGGAATGATAATTCAACTAATGAAGACAGATCAAATATTCCAGTTGGAACATATACTGTTACAGTTACCGACAATAATATTTGTACTTCTGTATATTCTGTTTCTGTTTATCAGTCGGCAAATTTAACAGCTACTTTTACAATAGCTGATGCTCACTGTGGTTTAAATGATGGAAGCTTAACTGTTAATGCTACAGGTGGAACACCAGGGTACTTATATCAATGGGATGCAAATGCTGCAAACCAAACAACAGCACTTGCCTCAAATCTTATCTCAGGTAGTTATAATGTAACTATTACTGACAATCATTCATGTAATTTTGTGTTTACAGGAAATGTATCTGACTTAAATGCCGCAGTTGTTGCATTTGATGTTACAACAAATAACCTTTGTTTTGAAGATTCACTTGGATTTGCACATTCTGTTGTTACAAGTGGTGGCACCTCGCCTTTCACTTTCTTATGGTCAAATGGAAGTGTTACAGACTCAATTTATAATGTAGCAGCAGGGACATATTCTGTCACTGTAACTGATGCAAATGGCTGTATTACTATCCAATCTGTTAATATTACAGAACCATCAGAATTGCAACTTTCTATCAGCTCAATTACTCCTATACTATGTTACGGAGGAAACAATGGAAGTGTAACTATTAATGTTACAGGTGGCACAAGCCCTTACTCTTATTTATGGAGTAACTTAGCTACAACCCCAACAATATCGAACTTAACTGCTGGCACATATCAATTAACAGTTACCGACTTAAATAATTGCATAAGAACATTTAGTGGCCCATTTACTGAACCAACGCAAATCAGTTCAGTAATTTTAGAACCAACTTTGCCAAAATGTTATAATAGTAACAACGGACAGGCAATAGTAATAGCAAGCGGTGGTACAGCACCATTTAGTTTTATATGGAATGATGCTTTAAATACACCTAATGATACAGTATCTACATTAGCAGGTAATGCAGATTATATTGTTACGATTACTGATATAAATAGCTGTACCCATACAGATACAGTTCATATTAATGCTCCTATTCAACTTAATATTACAGGAAATACAATTCAAGCTAACTGTAGTGCAAGTAATGGTTCTGCTAACATTGCTGTTACCGGTGGAACTGCACCATATACATACATTTGGACAACAGGTTCACAAAATGATACAATTATTAATTTAGCATCTGGAAATTATACTGTAACAGTATATGATTCCAATGCTTGTAGCGCTACATATACTGCCAATATTAACAATATCTCTGCCGGAACAGTTCAGGTTACTCAATTAACAAATGTACTTTGTTACGGAAGCTCAACCGGATCAATAACAGCAACAATGTTAGGCGGAACCCCTCCTTTCAGCTTTATCTGGAGTTCAGGAGAAACAACAGGCACTGTAAGTAATATGAGTGCAGGCAGTTATTCAGTAACAGTTTCAGATAACAATAACTGTAGCGACGATACAACAATAACCATAACCCAACCAACAAGCGGATTAAGCTCAAGTATTACTTCAAATAATATTTCTTGTATTGGTAGTAACAATGGAACATTAATAGCAAATGCATCAGGAGGTACAACACCATACACTTATTTATGGACAGGTGGAAGCACTAATTCTACTGTTACAGGATTACCTTCAGGCATATACAACCTAACCGTAAGCGATGCTAACAACTGTACTTCTACAAATATTGCAACAATTAGTCAACCTACTGCATTAAGCTATTCAGTTACTTATACTAATCCAACATGCGGAAACGGCACAAATGGAACTGCCTCAGTTATTAATACAAATGGCGGAACACCTCCATACACTTATGCATGGACAGGTGGAATATCGGATTCAATAGCTACAGGTTTATCAGCAGGAGTATACACCGTTACAATTACTGATTCGCATATGTGCGATACTGTGTCGATTGTTACATTATTTGATCCATTATCATTTGTTATTTCTGATACTGCAATCGGACTTGATGCAAATAATATGGGATATATTACACTAACTGTTACAGGAGGTCAATTACCTTACACTTATTTGTGGTCAAATGGAAATACAAATGCAAGCAATACTAATCTTCCTGCAGGTGATTATATAATAACAATTACTGACGCAAATACATGTGCAATGGTTGACACATTTACAATTGACATTCCACTTGAAATACCTACAGTTATTACACCTAATGGCGATGGCAAAAACGATGATTTTGAAATTATCGGAATTGCGGGATATTCTGATGTATCTATTGAAATATTTAACCGTTGGGGTGATGTTCTTTTTAGCTTTAATGGTACAGGAATGGAATATACAGATGCAGCAAAAAGATGGAATGGTATATTTAACGGAAATGATTTACCAATGGGAGGATATGTATACATTGTTAAATTAGGAGAAGATAAAGATCCGGTTACCGGAGTAGTCTCAATAATAAGGTAAAACAAAACACTTTTATATTAAAAAAGGCTTCATTTTGAAGCCTTTTTTAATTGATAGTAATCACAGATTAAAATAGATATTTTATAATATTCTATTATTTGTTGTTTCAAATATATATTTTTAATAAATTGCACCATCACAGATATACATTCTTCATTATGAATTTAATTTCCAACATTTTCAGTTAATCAATACCGACAGACACCTTTTTATATATTGCTAACAAATTAAATATTAAACTATAGTAAGAAAATAAAATCCATTTATTAAATATTCATAATAATGCAGATATTACAATTAAATAAAATAACACAATACAGTAAGAGAAGTTTAATTATTGCTTTATTAATGGCAAATTCCTTAAACGTTTTTTCTCAAGGAGATACACCCTGTGCTGCCACTAATCTTATAGTAAATAGTAATTGCTCCTATACACTTGGAACAACTGTTGGTAAAGCATACCAGGCAAATGCTAATAATGGTGGTACACCAACATGTGCTTCGCCTGGAGCTCCAGATGTGTGGTATCAGTTTGTTGCTCCGGTAAGTGGAAGTGTAACAATAACAACTGATGTTGCAGGTATTACAGATGGTGGAATGTCTTTGTATAATGGACCTTGTGGATCTCCAACTCAAATAGTTTGTGACGATGATGGTGGTCCTGGATTAATGCCAATGATAACTCAAACCGGACTTACACCTGGAGTTTCTTATTGGATTCGTTTCTGGGCATATGGTGGTACAAATACAGGGACATTTAATATTTGCATAACACAAGGTCCAACTCCTGCTACAAATAATGAATGTGCAGTTGCAACAACGCTTACAGTAAATCCTGATTACTTGTGTGGAATTGTAACATCTGGTACTGTTTTAGGTGCTACTGCATCTGCAAATGCAATTGCTCCTTGTGGAGGAACTGCAAATGATGATGTTTGGTATTCGTTTGTTGCTACTAGTACAAGTCATAGGGTGTCTCTAACTAATGTTTTAGGATCTACTACAGACATGTATCATGCAATATATAGTGGTTCTTGTGGAGTGCTAGTTAATATTTCGTGTAATGATGGTGATCAAAGTGACTTGACAGGATTGACAATAGGTGCGACATATTACCTAAGAGTCTATACTTCTACTGCTACTATAGGACAAACAAGTACTTTTAATGTTTGCGTTGGTACAGCTCCACCTCCTCCAACGTGTCCTGGTGGTTTAGGAACTGGTGTTACAAATATTGCAGCATTGCCTTATAATTCTGGCGCACAAACAACTTGTGGTGCAATTAATGATTTAACAAGCTCTAATATTGCTACAATTTGTGGAAGTTCTTCATATTATGGAGGGGAAGATGTTGTGTACGTTTTTACTCCAGCAACAACGGGAAGCATAACGATTAATGTTGCTTCATCTGGAACTTATATGGGTGCGATGTTATATGATGGTTGTCCATTTTCTAGTGGAACTTGTAGCTGGTCAGCACAAAGTTCTGCAGGTAATCAAGATGGTTGTGTTAGTGTTGTTGCTGGTCATACTTATTATTTAATTATTGATTCCTGGGCATCACCTAATTGTAATCCTTATACTTTAAATATTTCTGCAATATCTGTTGGTGGTATAGTAAACGATAATTGTTCTGGGGCTACACCCCTTCCTGTTAATGCTACATGTATCTATACAAATTCAACTAATACTTGTGCTTCAGCGACAATTGGTATTCCGGCACCTGGTTGTGGGAACTATGTTGGTGGTGATGTATGGTTTTCTGCAGTTGTTCCGGCTAGTGGTAATATGCAATTTGATGGACAAGCTGGTACGATGGCTGATGGCGCTATGGCATTGTATACTGGTACTTGTACATCACTTGCTTTAGTAACTTGCGATGATAATAGTAGTTCTAATTTTGGTATGCCTAATATTACAAGAACAGGATTATTACCTGGTTCAACAGTATATATTAGATTTTGGGAATATGGAAATGATGCTCTTGGTACTTTTGGTATTTGTGCTCATACTTATGTTCCGCCAATTCCAAATAATCAGGATTGTTTGGGTGCTATTCCCATTACTCAAAATACATATAGTTGTACTTATTCATATTCCGGAACAGGAAATATTTTAGGTGAAATAAATCCTGTATTATCATGTTTAGGTGCAGGTGAAAAAAATGATGTATGGTACACTTTTACTGTACAAACAAGTGGAAATTTAAATTTCACAATCAATCCGAATAATAATACTAATGATTATGATTGGGCTGTTTTCAATTTAACTTACAATAACTGCCAGGATATAAAAACCAATGCTTCACTAGCAGCTAGCTGTAGTTTTATCGGAAGCACAACAGTCTACAATAATGCTTCTTGTACAACAACTATTCCTAGTGAACAAGGGAATACAGGTCCAAATGGATATTTTCTCGGTTGCAACACTCTTAATGAACCTGTAATACCTGTAATTGCAGGAGAAACGTATGTTATTAATGTTAGTCAGTATTCTGCTTCAGTTGATGGTTATACTATTGATTTTGGAGCATCAACAGCTTTACTATTTGATACTATACCATCACCATTTAGCTCAATAAATACTCCAATTCCTTGTGGTGCAACTTCAATAAATGTAAGCTTTAGTAAAAACATTAAATGTAATACAGTAAGTATTGACGATTTCAGTCTTATTGGACCTGACACAAATTATACAATAACTTCAATTTCCTCAGCCAATTGCGTTTCAGGTGCAACATACGATAGTATATTTACGATAACAATAAGCCCTCCCATTTCAGCTAACGGCATATTTACTTTATCTTTATTACCAGTAATCGTTGCAGGTTCAATTTCTGATACTGCTGGAAACATATTGCCTCCTGATAGTTATTATTTTACAATTAATAATTTAACTTCAACAACAAGTCAAAGTAATGTTTTATGTTATGGAGCTTCAACGGGTCAGGCTTCTGTATACGGAAGTGGAGGCACTTCATTTTATTCGTATTTATGGTCAACAGGGGCAACAACTCAAACAATTTCAGGGCTAGCTGCAGGAATTTACGCTGTTACAACCAGCGACATAGGTGGATGTCCATTTATTTCAACTGTGACAATAACACAACCTTCTGTTTTGGGAAATACTTTTACATCTACAAATCCAACTTGTTATGGTTTTTGTGATGGTGTATTAAGTACCAGTATTACCGGAGGAACATTACCTTATTCATACCAATGGAACGATCCTATTTTACAAACAACTCAAACTGCAATTGCATTATGCACAGGATCTTATAGCGTAACAATCAGCGATGCAAATAACTGTACTTTAGTTGCAACTAATTTAATTGGTCAGTCACCACAAATAACAACATCTGCGATAACTGGTGATTCTCATTGTAATCAATCAGACGGTGCCATAACACTAACTGTAACCAATGGGGTTGCACCTTTTACATTTATATGGTCAAATGCTGCAAATACTCAAAATTTAGCAGGGGTGCCAGCAGGAAGTTATTCAGTTACCATAACAGATGTTAATGGATGTACAGGTACAGGAACATATTCAATAAATAATCTTTCTGGTCCAGTTGCTTCAATAACCCCTTCAACAAACATTTTATGTTTTGGTCAATGTATTGGTGAAGCTATTGCTGGAGAATCAGGCGGAACAGCACCATTTACTTATTTATGGGATAATTCTCAAACAAGTCAAACTGGAACTTCATTATGTGCAGGAATGCATTCTGCAACAGTTACTGATGCGCATGGGTGTGCTGCTATTGCATATATTTCATTAACACAACCACCATTACTTACAACAGAGATAAACAACTCGACAAATGTTAGTTGTTTAAATGGAAACAATGGATATGCTCAGATTAATGTTACTGGAGGTAGTCCAGGATATTCTCTCATCTGGAGTAATAGTGAAGTAACTGAATCTATCAGCAATTTAATTGCAGATGTATATTTTGTTACGGTTACAGATATAAATGGATGTACTTCCTCTTCACAAGTAACTATAACTGAGCCTCCGGCATTATCAGTTTCATTATCCGAAATAAATGAAACTTGCTTTAATTATTGTGATGGTCAGATATTTTCTACTGCTACAGGTGGAACTATTCCATATACATATACATGGTCAAATAATCAGAATACAGCAAACATTGACCATTTATGTGCAGGAGCATATATATTAACGGTTGTTGATATTAATGGTTGTTCAAACACGGCTAGTATAGTAATTACAAGTAATCCACTACCCATACTTATTATTACTAACCCATCAGAAGTCTGTTCTCCAAATGTAATTGATATTTCATCATCAACAATAACAACAGGTAGTTCTATGGGCACATTAAGTTATTGGCAAGATCCATCAGCTTCTATTTCATTAATTCCAACTTTTTATACCGCTATTGATACAAGTGGGACTTATTATATAAAATTAGATTCAGCGGGATGCTACGTTATTGAACCAATAACAATTAACATAAGAGAAGATTGTGTATGGCCAGGAGATGCTGATAATGATAAATCAGTTTCTAATTTTGATTTGTTACCAATAGGTTTATATTATGGTCAAACAGGTTTTGCTCGTTCTATTCAAAGCAATACTTGGCAAAGTTTTCTTTCTGATAACTGGGGAACAATACAACAAAATGGATTTGACATTAAACATATCGACTGTAATGGCGATGGGTCAATTAATAATTCAGACACTCTGGCAATTAATTTGAATTTCTCGTTTTCACATTCAAAAGCAAATAAAAATTTAAGCTATAAAACGTATCCAGATTTGTACTTTGTTACAACAAATAATACTTATTTTCCTGGCGATTGGGTTAATTTAGATATTATGGCTGGTAATTCTTCAAATCCGGTAAATAATTTATATGGAATAGCATTTAATATAAATTTTGACACGTCATTAATTCAACCAGGAACCGGATGTGTAAATTACCCCAATTCCTGGTTCGCAACACCAGGAACAAATTCTATAAAATTTTCTTCAATAAACGAATCGTCAAATACAGTTTATGCTGCAGAAACAAGAATTAACCATATTAGTATTGATGGATATGGGTTAATTGCTACTTTCAGGTTCAAATTAAAATCTACAATTTCATCATCAACAATAATGAATTTTTACTTTTCAGATTACTTATCATATAATTCTTCTGGAGATAGTTTATATTTTAATTTATTATCTGATACTATTCAAATATCCACAACCCAAATAATAGTCGATGAAAATACTGAATCTGATCAGCTTTTAATTTATCCAAACCCAAACAATGGAAAATTTACAATAGAATTTACAAATCCAGAAACAAAAAGCAATAGAGTTACGATAACTGACTTTACAGGTAAGATAATTTATGAAACTACTTTAAAAACTGAAAAGATTATTTTCCAAGAATTTGAATTAGCTTCTGGCGTTTATTTCGTAAAAGTAACAGGCAATAAAGTTTACAATAAAAAATTAATAATTAAGTAATTTATATTTTATACTGTTTGCATATTATTAAGTTTAATATAGGGTAAATTTCAATTACGTGAGTAGTCTCAATTATAAGATAGAAAAATAATTAAATAAAATAAAAAGGCTTCTTTCGAAGCCTTTTTTATTTTAAATCCTATTCAGATAATTCTTCTTCTATTTTCTCAACACGTTTTACGGAATTGATTCCTTTAATTTTCTTAAGATCCCTTATTAAAGCATCAAGGTCATAGGTATCATGAATATACAAATCAATAAATCCTTCAAATACTCCATCAACTGCATCAAAATATATTGTTCGCATATTAACATCCAGTTCTTTTGAAATTAGTGTTGTTAAATTATTTACAACTCCTATATTATCTAATCCATTAATCTTTATGCGAACAAGAAATGAAAGCACCTTTTTAGTAGTCCATTTTACAGTAACAATTTTATCACCGAAGCTGGACATTAACTTCTGAGCATTCGGGCATTTCTTTTTATGAATTATAACATTTGAAAGATCAATAAGATAACCTACTACTTCATCACCTGGTATAGGATTACAACATTTAGCTATACTATAATTTTGCTCCTCAGAGTCTTCATCAACAATAAATGGAACTTTACGATTTACAGGCTTTAACTCAGGGTTAGAATTAATAGTCGGAGCCTCACTTGTTCTCTTTAACAATGGTAATCTTGAAGTAGTTTTTGTTATCTGCAGTCGCCAATATCTTATAAATTTATTTCTTGTTTTACGATTTATTACTTTCTGAACATTTTCCAGATCTATTTCCTTTGCACCAATTTTATAATAAATATCTTCTTTTGAATATAATTCATAACCAATCATT from Bacteroidia bacterium encodes the following:
- a CDS encoding gliding motility-associated C-terminal domain-containing protein — encoded protein: MKKIITLIFLVSLSQIIFSQTYQINTYNGQTINTCSGTFYDSGGDAGSYAVSEDYSVTFHSNNGTQIYISFFNTAGTFDTEANYDYLDVYDGQNTSAPYLGRATGNEFFSVASHSGYLHFVWHSDGSVTATGWKGIISCVSTGSGSPSDQDCLGAIPICGNSYYTTLSYSGSGNYGYELDGVSSCLRAGEKNDVWYVFNVQQAGNLTFSIIPNSASNDYDWAVYNITNNTCNDLFLNDALEVSCNYSALTGSTGCATGSTSNHQNGSASSTNWNAPIPVVVGQTYVINVSNWSTTGQSGYTIDFSSSSGTVVDVTPPYLQQITSSPACGQSTVTFNFSERVLCSSVQNGDFTVTGPGGPYSITSVNCNAGTTESESFTITLNQNLTAGGSYNLNLVGQVSDACNNLINSNSLSFSVSGVSATATINSHVNCSGGNNGSATAAGSGGTPPYTYLWSNAATTATVSSLTAGTYTVTVRDNLGLCNTTASVVITQPSVLSSSIVRTNVNCNGGNNGTATVSASGGTAGYTYLWSNSQTTATISGLIANNYSVTVTDSHSCTSVSSTTVSQPAVVSGSISAQTNVNCNGGNNGSATVLAAGGTSPYTYLWSNSQTGATATTLIAGTYTVTIRDVNNCTGTQSATINQPTVLTATSSATNTSCNGGNNGTATTTPSGGTSPYSYIWFPSGQTTATATNLTPNNYSVTITDSHGCTLVKTATVGQPGAIGLTTSKTDATCGNSNGSATVSASGGTPSYTYAWSNSGSTATITNLLAGSYTVTVRDANNCSSVSTVSVNNTGAPSVSLTASSNVSCFGGSNGSATISATGGTPGYSYLWSNGGTGTSISGVVSNSYSVTVTDALGCQASTSVNITQPTAVSATVTGNVSPLCFGGTNGTATVSASGGTPGYTYLWSNSATTATATGLGAGSYSVTVYDSRSCSSTSSTNITQPSQLSSVISSTTNVNCNSGSDGSASVTASGGTVSYTYLWSNGGSTATITNLATGSYSVTVTDSHSCTSTTSTTINQPSALLLTIPSVSNVACNGGSNGSATATTTGGTAGYTYSWSNGTPTANNSGLTAGTYSVTVTDSHSCTATSSINISEPTLLSASASQSQQISCFGGNNGTASASATGGTPSYSYHWSNGSNNANTGGLSNGVYTVTVTDINLCTSVATLNVVEPQLISLNSVTDSVLCYGLSTGQIDLTVSGGTSPFSYLWNDNSTNEDRSNIPVGTYTVTVTDNNICTSVYSVSVYQSANLTATFTIADAHCGLNDGSLTVNATGGTPGYLYQWDANAANQTTALASNLISGSYNVTITDNHSCNFVFTGNVSDLNAAVVAFDVTTNNLCFEDSLGFAHSVVTSGGTSPFTFLWSNGSVTDSIYNVAAGTYSVTVTDANGCITIQSVNITEPSELQLSISSITPILCYGGNNGSVTINVTGGTSPYSYLWSNLATTPTISNLTAGTYQLTVTDLNNCIRTFSGPFTEPTQISSVILEPTLPKCYNSNNGQAIVIASGGTAPFSFIWNDALNTPNDTVSTLAGNADYIVTITDINSCTHTDTVHINAPIQLNITGNTIQANCSASNGSANIAVTGGTAPYTYIWTTGSQNDTIINLASGNYTVTVYDSNACSATYTANINNISAGTVQVTQLTNVLCYGSSTGSITATMLGGTPPFSFIWSSGETTGTVSNMSAGSYSVTVSDNNNCSDDTTITITQPTSGLSSSITSNNISCIGSNNGTLIANASGGTTPYTYLWTGGSTNSTVTGLPSGIYNLTVSDANNCTSTNIATISQPTALSYSVTYTNPTCGNGTNGTASVINTNGGTPPYTYAWTGGISDSIATGLSAGVYTVTITDSHMCDTVSIVTLFDPLSFVISDTAIGLDANNMGYITLTVTGGQLPYTYLWSNGNTNASNTNLPAGDYIITITDANTCAMVDTFTIDIPLEIPTVITPNGDGKNDDFEIIGIAGYSDVSIEIFNRWGDVLFSFNGTGMEYTDAAKRWNGIFNGNDLPMGGYVYIVKLGEDKDPVTGVVSIIR
- a CDS encoding T9SS type A sorting domain-containing protein, with the translated sequence MQILQLNKITQYSKRSLIIALLMANSLNVFSQGDTPCAATNLIVNSNCSYTLGTTVGKAYQANANNGGTPTCASPGAPDVWYQFVAPVSGSVTITTDVAGITDGGMSLYNGPCGSPTQIVCDDDGGPGLMPMITQTGLTPGVSYWIRFWAYGGTNTGTFNICITQGPTPATNNECAVATTLTVNPDYLCGIVTSGTVLGATASANAIAPCGGTANDDVWYSFVATSTSHRVSLTNVLGSTTDMYHAIYSGSCGVLVNISCNDGDQSDLTGLTIGATYYLRVYTSTATIGQTSTFNVCVGTAPPPPTCPGGLGTGVTNIAALPYNSGAQTTCGAINDLTSSNIATICGSSSYYGGEDVVYVFTPATTGSITINVASSGTYMGAMLYDGCPFSSGTCSWSAQSSAGNQDGCVSVVAGHTYYLIIDSWASPNCNPYTLNISAISVGGIVNDNCSGATPLPVNATCIYTNSTNTCASATIGIPAPGCGNYVGGDVWFSAVVPASGNMQFDGQAGTMADGAMALYTGTCTSLALVTCDDNSSSNFGMPNITRTGLLPGSTVYIRFWEYGNDALGTFGICAHTYVPPIPNNQDCLGAIPITQNTYSCTYSYSGTGNILGEINPVLSCLGAGEKNDVWYTFTVQTSGNLNFTINPNNNTNDYDWAVFNLTYNNCQDIKTNASLAASCSFIGSTTVYNNASCTTTIPSEQGNTGPNGYFLGCNTLNEPVIPVIAGETYVINVSQYSASVDGYTIDFGASTALLFDTIPSPFSSINTPIPCGATSINVSFSKNIKCNTVSIDDFSLIGPDTNYTITSISSANCVSGATYDSIFTITISPPISANGIFTLSLLPVIVAGSISDTAGNILPPDSYYFTINNLTSTTSQSNVLCYGASTGQASVYGSGGTSFYSYLWSTGATTQTISGLAAGIYAVTTSDIGGCPFISTVTITQPSVLGNTFTSTNPTCYGFCDGVLSTSITGGTLPYSYQWNDPILQTTQTAIALCTGSYSVTISDANNCTLVATNLIGQSPQITTSAITGDSHCNQSDGAITLTVTNGVAPFTFIWSNAANTQNLAGVPAGSYSVTITDVNGCTGTGTYSINNLSGPVASITPSTNILCFGQCIGEAIAGESGGTAPFTYLWDNSQTSQTGTSLCAGMHSATVTDAHGCAAIAYISLTQPPLLTTEINNSTNVSCLNGNNGYAQINVTGGSPGYSLIWSNSEVTESISNLIADVYFVTVTDINGCTSSSQVTITEPPALSVSLSEINETCFNYCDGQIFSTATGGTIPYTYTWSNNQNTANIDHLCAGAYILTVVDINGCSNTASIVITSNPLPILIITNPSEVCSPNVIDISSSTITTGSSMGTLSYWQDPSASISLIPTFYTAIDTSGTYYIKLDSAGCYVIEPITINIREDCVWPGDADNDKSVSNFDLLPIGLYYGQTGFARSIQSNTWQSFLSDNWGTIQQNGFDIKHIDCNGDGSINNSDTLAINLNFSFSHSKANKNLSYKTYPDLYFVTTNNTYFPGDWVNLDIMAGNSSNPVNNLYGIAFNINFDTSLIQPGTGCVNYPNSWFATPGTNSIKFSSINESSNTVYAAETRINHISIDGYGLIATFRFKLKSTISSSTIMNFYFSDYLSYNSSGDSLYFNLLSDTIQISTTQIIVDENTESDQLLIYPNPNNGKFTIEFTNPETKSNRVTITDFTGKIIYETTLKTEKIIFQEFELASGVYFVKVTGNKVYNKKLIIK